A window from Ramlibacter pinisoli encodes these proteins:
- a CDS encoding DUF11 domain-containing protein, with the protein MGNRLLHRWLLLALLVLGAGAALAASLFSPPYAADMCPGDRSGTNLNCTANDVQITKIVITPGSNPPAGCTGGTTIALSLDVTMQFGSSDRYDVGIFLSQDGASPQFMSTRSGAGNTGSASCKVATLPLGTMSNGVPSPFPNLETNKPADTCGDGGKSSVPTTAYANYFGYSTGTGTGTFTISPVQVTCKAATGGNLLNIPFVVTWDNQQSPTSAKGGPGDLPVDGICVGTSSVMPNTSSKCSAPSGIQNEVAVVTLPAITKTNGTSSISPSDTTTYTISVQNTTGVTITGSVFKDPAVANLAVTGLSCAAAGGASCPTAANLTVAALQGAGITLPSMPNASSLTFTVNATLSGNPTGNLVNTASVTVGGVANTAVDSDTIVYPTLVNQKLVTVVSDPVRGTTNPLAIPGAVVEYTLSMSNTGQGRVDNNTVFVTDAIPANTAFSVASLGGVPASSPITFTDGATTSNLTVAAADIQYSNNNGATWTYTPVSTGGYDANVTNIRVNPKGRMAAASSFVVKFRVRVN; encoded by the coding sequence ATGGGGAACCGATTGCTGCACCGCTGGCTGTTGCTGGCGTTGCTGGTTCTGGGCGCCGGTGCCGCGCTGGCGGCGTCGCTGTTCTCACCGCCGTATGCGGCCGACATGTGTCCGGGCGACCGTTCCGGCACCAACCTCAACTGCACGGCCAACGACGTGCAGATCACCAAGATCGTGATCACCCCCGGCTCCAACCCGCCGGCCGGCTGCACCGGCGGGACCACCATCGCGCTGAGCCTGGACGTCACGATGCAGTTCGGCTCTTCGGACCGCTACGACGTCGGCATCTTCCTGTCGCAGGACGGCGCCAGCCCGCAGTTCATGTCGACCCGCAGCGGGGCCGGCAACACCGGCTCGGCCTCGTGCAAGGTGGCGACGCTGCCGCTGGGCACCATGTCCAACGGCGTGCCCAGCCCGTTCCCCAACCTGGAGACCAACAAGCCGGCCGACACCTGCGGCGACGGAGGCAAGTCCAGCGTGCCGACGACCGCCTACGCTAACTACTTCGGTTACAGCACCGGCACCGGCACCGGCACCTTCACCATCTCGCCGGTGCAGGTGACCTGCAAGGCGGCCACCGGCGGCAACCTGTTGAACATCCCCTTCGTGGTGACCTGGGACAACCAGCAAAGTCCCACCAGCGCCAAGGGCGGGCCCGGCGACTTGCCCGTCGACGGCATCTGCGTCGGAACGTCGAGCGTGATGCCCAACACCTCGTCCAAGTGCAGCGCCCCCTCGGGCATCCAGAACGAGGTGGCGGTGGTGACCCTGCCGGCGATCACCAAGACCAACGGCACCAGCAGCATCAGCCCGAGCGACACCACGACCTACACGATCAGCGTGCAGAACACCACCGGCGTGACGATCACCGGTTCCGTCTTCAAGGACCCCGCGGTCGCCAACCTGGCCGTGACCGGCCTGTCCTGCGCCGCCGCCGGCGGCGCCAGCTGCCCGACGGCGGCCAACCTCACGGTGGCCGCGCTGCAGGGCGCCGGCATCACGCTGCCGTCGATGCCGAATGCCTCCAGCCTGACCTTCACCGTCAACGCCACGCTCAGCGGCAACCCGACCGGCAACCTGGTCAACACCGCCTCCGTCACGGTCGGCGGCGTCGCCAACACCGCCGTCGACAGCGACACCATCGTCTACCCGACCCTGGTCAACCAGAAGCTGGTCACCGTGGTCAGCGACCCGGTTCGCGGCACCACCAACCCGCTGGCCATTCCCGGCGCGGTGGTCGAGTACACCCTGTCGATGAGCAACACCGGCCAGGGGCGGGTCGACAACAACACCGTGTTCGTGACCGATGCGATCCCAGCCAACACCGCGTTCTCGGTCGCCAGCCTGGGGGGCGTCCCGGCCAGCTCGCCGATCACCTTCACCGACGGGGCGACGACGAGCAACCTGACCGTGGCCGCGGCCGACATCCAGTACTCCAACAACAACGGCGCGACCTGGACCTACACGCCGGTCTCGACCGGTGGCTACGACGCCAATGTGACCA